One window of Lytechinus variegatus isolate NC3 chromosome 2, Lvar_3.0, whole genome shotgun sequence genomic DNA carries:
- the LOC121409565 gene encoding collagen alpha-1(IX) chain-like has product MTTTKMMLTSFCLFYMICACIAQRWLGPRPKPYDRLTEACPMYASVKLRENIVRCNWNCLDKLAAMDEEVNMYPRHFMKRLYKLGTDGHLCYAQNGQAVEIAHPCEALDLACSKGNPQRVDFCWRIVASLMVENRPQRPHGPQRPQGPQAPRPNPPGRAGWGMAQDPQAPQGPQGPRTSPPGRPGWGMPQLPQTPLPNPPGRGGWDMPQSPQPPQGPEAPRRNSPGRGVWGM; this is encoded by the exons atgaCGACAACA AAGATGATGTTGACGTCGTTTTGTCTATTTTATATGATCTGTGCTTGCATTGCCCAAAGATGGTTAG GACCAAGACCTAAACCTTACGACCGCCTTACAGAAGCATGTCCGATGTACGCAAGCGTGAAGTTACGCGAGAACATTGTCAGGTGCAATTGGAATTGTTTGGATAAACTTGCTGCAATGGACGAGGAGGTGAATATGTACCCGCGCCATTTTATGAAACGACTTTACAAATTGGGAACGGACGGGCATTTGTGTTACGCACAGAATGGCCAAGCGGTAGAGATCGCACATCCGTGTGAGGCTCTTGACCTAGCTTGCAGTAAAGGTAACCCTCAAAGGGTGGACTTCTGTTGGA GAATCGTCGCATCACTCATGGTTGAGAATCGCCCCCAAAGGCCTCACGGTCCCCAGAGGCCTCAGGGTCCGCAAGCTCCTCGACCAAATCCCCCTGGCCGTGCAGGTTGGGGTATGGCTCAGGATCCCCAAGCTCCTCAGGGTCCGCAAGGTCCTCGAACAAGCCCTCCTGGCCGTCCAGGTTGGGGTATGCCTCAACTTCCCCAAACTCCTCTACCAAATCCACCTGGCCGTGGTGGTTGGGACATGCCTCAGTCTCCCCAACCTCCTCAGGGCCCCGAAGCTCCTCGACGAAACTCCCCCGGCCGTGGTGTTTGGGGCATGTAA